A single Nitrosospira multiformis ATCC 25196 DNA region contains:
- the sufU gene encoding Fe-S cluster assembly sulfur transfer protein SufU: MTTKSLYQEVILDHNRKPRNYGKLDKASHHAVGHNPLCGDHLDIDLNVEGKHIEGIAFHGESCAICKASASMMTTVVKGKSLGDAEMLIKEFRDMATGALDLAHPHHLGRLTVFAGVRDLPTRVKCAILPWHTLHAALNSVSTTSTEAEDDPMHAAIGDA; encoded by the coding sequence ATGACTACCAAATCTCTTTATCAAGAAGTCATTCTCGACCACAACAGGAAACCCCGCAATTACGGCAAGCTGGACAAGGCAAGCCATCATGCGGTCGGGCACAATCCGCTGTGTGGCGATCATCTCGATATCGATCTGAACGTTGAAGGGAAACATATCGAAGGCATTGCGTTCCACGGCGAGTCGTGTGCGATCTGCAAGGCGTCTGCATCCATGATGACCACCGTTGTAAAAGGCAAAAGCCTTGGAGACGCAGAGATGCTGATCAAGGAATTCCGTGACATGGCTACGGGCGCCCTCGATCTTGCCCACCCTCACCATCTGGGAAGGCTTACCGTATTTGCCGGCGTACGTGACTTGCCCACCCGCGTCAAATGCGCGATTCTTCCATGGCACACGCTTCACGCAGCGCTCAATTCCGTCAGCACCACCTCAACCGAAGCAGAGGATGATCCCATGCATGCCGCAATAGGGGATGCCTGA
- a CDS encoding NifU family protein, whose amino-acid sequence MPKIVEIEGTPNRNALKFILKEPLTWGVTRSYDNAEQAKGDPLAEALFDIDHVTNVFYVDRWITVTQDGAADWQDLAREVADPIRAAPAADAQTAATIAAAGAEIANLSPEDQQRLNLINEMLDEEIRPYLQSDGGDLHVLGLEGNRLSVHYQGACGTCPSSITGTLRGIQNMLRSIEPDLEVVAV is encoded by the coding sequence ATGCCGAAGATTGTTGAAATAGAGGGAACCCCCAATCGAAATGCATTGAAATTCATCCTCAAGGAGCCGCTGACCTGGGGGGTAACACGTTCGTATGATAATGCCGAGCAGGCGAAAGGCGACCCGCTTGCCGAAGCGCTGTTTGACATCGATCATGTCACCAATGTGTTTTATGTAGATCGGTGGATCACAGTGACCCAGGATGGCGCGGCTGACTGGCAAGACCTGGCACGCGAAGTAGCAGATCCTATTCGCGCCGCGCCGGCGGCGGATGCCCAGACAGCCGCTACAATTGCAGCTGCGGGTGCGGAAATTGCAAATTTAAGCCCTGAGGACCAGCAGCGGCTTAATTTGATCAACGAAATGCTCGACGAGGAGATTCGCCCCTACCTTCAGAGCGATGGAGGCGATCTCCATGTACTTGGCCTTGAAGGCAACAGGCTGAGTGTTCACTACCAGGGTGCTTGCGGCACCTGTCCGAGCTCGATTACCGGTACTCTGCGCGGCATTCAGAACATGCTGAGGTCGATAGAGCCCGACCTGGAAGTTGTTGCGGTCTGA
- the hemJ gene encoding protoporphyrinogen oxidase HemJ codes for MLWVKSFHIVFVVAWFAGLFYLPRLFVYHALTTDSAGIERFKVMERKLYYGIMTPSAVVAVILGLWLWLGYGITGAWLHAKLALVVLLIAYHGYCGRLVADFKRDRNRHGHVYYRWFNEVPVLILIAVVILVVVKPW; via the coding sequence ATGCTCTGGGTAAAATCTTTTCACATCGTCTTCGTGGTGGCCTGGTTCGCCGGGCTTTTTTATTTGCCACGGCTCTTTGTCTATCATGCCCTGACCACGGATTCTGCCGGCATAGAGCGCTTCAAGGTCATGGAAAGAAAGCTCTACTATGGAATCATGACTCCGAGCGCGGTGGTGGCGGTCATCCTGGGGCTGTGGCTCTGGCTGGGCTATGGCATTACTGGAGCCTGGTTGCATGCGAAGCTCGCCCTGGTGGTATTGCTGATTGCGTATCACGGATACTGCGGCAGACTGGTGGCCGATTTCAAACGCGACCGCAACCGGCATGGCCATGTTTATTACCGCTGGTTCAATGAAGTCCCGGTACTCATCTTGATCGCTGTCGTGATACTCGTGGTGGTGAAACCGTGGTGA